One window of Candidatus Methylomirabilota bacterium genomic DNA carries:
- a CDS encoding sugar ABC transporter permease, giving the protein MPRSRGPGAVFKWTLLTPFFALLLFLAPVFLLQLYFSLHSWTIYLTNWWDAEFVWFDMFQDVLTDPRFGWSIARSLAFAAISTLGCFVAGFGLALLMYRPFRGHGIFYAVFILPMLTVPIVIAYTFEMLLYQKGPLNGILSAILGTDVNVIWLSDPRIAVVTTILLEIWNWTPFVFIIMMAGLSALPRELDEAAQNLGASRWRILLEVKLPLLRPVIFLALTLRFLEAIGEFPKTWALFQGGPGTATETIPVYLYLTTWQYFHVSKGAAMSYLVMLLMIGIVLLAIRVLRREKRVLDTLYTAPARP; this is encoded by the coding sequence TTGCCACGGAGCCGCGGGCCGGGGGCCGTCTTCAAGTGGACCCTTCTCACCCCCTTCTTCGCCCTGCTGCTGTTCCTCGCTCCGGTCTTCCTCCTCCAGCTCTACTTCAGCCTGCACTCCTGGACGATCTACCTCACGAACTGGTGGGACGCCGAGTTCGTCTGGTTCGACATGTTCCAGGACGTGCTCACCGATCCCCGCTTCGGCTGGTCCATCGCCCGCTCGCTGGCGTTCGCCGCCATCTCCACGCTGGGCTGCTTCGTGGCGGGCTTCGGCCTGGCGCTGCTCATGTACCGGCCGTTCCGCGGCCACGGCATCTTCTATGCGGTCTTCATCCTGCCCATGCTCACGGTGCCGATCGTGATCGCCTACACCTTCGAGATGCTGCTCTATCAGAAGGGCCCGCTGAACGGCATCCTGAGCGCGATCCTCGGGACCGACGTCAACGTGATCTGGCTGAGCGATCCCCGGATCGCCGTCGTCACCACGATCCTCCTCGAGATCTGGAACTGGACCCCCTTCGTCTTCATCATCATGATGGCGGGGCTCTCGGCGCTGCCGCGCGAGCTCGATGAGGCGGCCCAGAACTTGGGAGCGAGCCGGTGGCGGATCTTGCTGGAGGTGAAGCTGCCGCTGCTGCGCCCGGTGATCTTCCTGGCCCTCACCCTGCGGTTCCTGGAGGCGATCGGCGAGTTCCCGAAGACCTGGGCCCTCTTCCAGGGCGGCCCGGGCACCGCCACCGAGACCATTCCCGTCTACCTCTACCTCACGACCTGGCAGTACTTCCACGTTTCGAAGGGCGCGGCGATGTCCTACCTGGTCATGCTGCTGATGATCGGCATCGTCCTCCTGGCGATCCGGGTGCTCCGGCGGGAGAAGCGGGTGCTCGACACGCTGTACACGGCGCCGGCGCGGCCGTGA